Part of the Amycolatopsis sp. 195334CR genome is shown below.
GCTGGCCGCCTACGCCAACACCCCCGCGACCTTCCGCGACGCGGGCGTGCTGATGAAGGCCCTGCGCAGTTACGTCGAGGATCGGCTCCCCGCGTACATGGTGCCTTCGGCGTTCGTGGCACTGGAAAGCCTGCCGATCATGACCAACGGCAAGCTCGACCGCGCCGCGCTCCCGATGCCCGACTTCGGCGCTCTGAGCACCGGCCGTGCCCCGCGCACCCCGCGCGAGCACCTGCTGTGCGAGCTGTACGCCGACGTGCTCGGCCTGGAAACCGTGGGCATCGAGGACGACTTCTTCATGCTCGGTGGCGATAGCATCACCTCGATCCGGCTGGTGCTCGGCGCCGCTCGACTCGGCCTGGAGATCTCGCCGCGGCAGGTTTTCAGTCACCGCACGGTCGAAAAGCTCGCGGGCGTCGCGGTCGCGAAGACCGGCGAAGCCGTTCCGGAACCGGAGATCGCGCCGATCGAGCTGGAACAGGACGAACTGGCCGGGTTCGGTGAAGTCGAGGAAGTCCTGCCGGTGACTCCGTTGCAGGAAGGCTTCTTCTTCCACGCGCGGTTCGATCCGGAAGCCGGCGACGTCTACACCATCCAGGAGATCTTCGACCTCGACGGCCCCGTCGACCCCGACGCGCTGCGCCGCGCCACGCAGGATCTGCTCGATCGCCACGGCTCCCTGCGCTCCGGTTTCCGGCAGCGGCAAGACGGCCAGGTGGTGCAGATCGTCACCGGGCACGCCGAACTTCCTTGGCGTGAAGTGGATTCCGACGCCGAACTGGAAGTGGACCGGACGACACCGTTCGACCTCGAACGCCCGCCGCTCCTGCGCGCGACGCTGGTCCGCGGTGAACGCACCCGGCTCGCGATCACCTTCCACCACATCGTCGCGGACGGCTGGTCCGTGGTGGTGATGGTGCGCGAGCTGCTCGCGCGGTACGCGACGCCCGCCGAGCTGCCGCCGACCAGTTCCCGGCGCGCCTACCTCGCCGCGCTCGCGAGCCGCGACCACGAAGCCGCCCGCGACGCCTGGCGCCGCGCATTGTCCGGAGTGGACGAACCGACGCGGCTGGTTCCCAGCGCACGCGGCCGTCGGCAGCCGGGCAAGGTGCACCTCCAGCTCGGCGAACGCACCACCAGCCGCCTGGTGGGCAAGACCCGCGAGCGCGGCCTCACCGTGGGCACCGTGCTGCACGGCGCGTGGGGTCTGCTGCTCGGGCAGCTCACCGGCCGCGACGACCTGGTGTTCGGCAGCACGGTTTCGGGCCGCGGCGCCGAAGTCGAGGGCATCGAAGCCGCGGTGGGCCTGTTCATCAACACCGTGCCGCTGCGCTTCCGATACGCGCCGGGGGACACCCTCGCCGAAACGGTCACCAGGCTGCAACAGGAGCAGGCGGCCCTGCTCGACCACCAGCACCTCGGCCTGTCCGAGCTGCAGCGGATGACCGGGGCGCAGGGCGAACTGTTCGACACGCTCGTGGTCGTCGAGAACTACCCGCAGGCCGGCGACGTCGGTGGTGCGCTGCGAGTGTCCGATGTGGAGATCGTCGACGCGGTGCACTACCCGGTCGCGCTCATCGTCGCACCGGGACAGCGGCTCGAGTTCAGCCTGAAGTACGACGCCGCACGCCTCGCTCCCGAGCAGGCGCAAACGCTTGCGGCCCGGTTCGTCCGCGTGCTGGAGGCCATCGCCGCCGATCCGGACCAGCCCGTCGCCAAGGTCTCGCTGCTCTCCGAAGACGAACGCGCACGCATCGACGCGCGTCACGCGACGGACCACGAGGTGCCCGAGAAAACGCTGGTGCAAGCGTTTGCGCAACAGGTTGCGCGGACGCCGGACGCCATCGCCGTCATCGCCGAGGACGCTGAACTGTCCTATGCGGAGCTTGACCGGCGCGCGGAGTCGCTGGCGGACCGGCTGCGCGCCCGCGGCGCCGGTCCTGAGCAGGTCGTGGCGGTCGCCGTCCCGCGATCCGCCGAGTTGATGGTCGCGTTGCTCGGTGTGCTGAAGTCCGGTGCTGCCTACCTGCCCGTCGACCCGGACTACCCGGCTGACCGCATCACGTTCATGCTCGAAGATTCCGGCGCCCGCCTGGTTGTCAGGCCGGGGGACCAGATCGAGTCGGTTCGGGACGACGTCCCGGAGGCCGCGCCGGGCGAGGGCGGCCCGGACAGCCCCGCGTACTTGATCTACACCTCCGGCTCCACCGGCCGCCCCAAGGGCGTGCTCGTCACCCACCGCGCCATCGTCAACCGGCTCACGTGGATGCAGTACGAATACGGTCTGACCAGCGAAGACCGGGTGCTGCAGAAAACCCCGTCGAGCTTCGACGTGTCGGTGTGGGAGTTCTTCTGGCCGCTGTGCGAAGGCGCCGCCGTGGTGTTCGCCAAGCCGGACGGCCACCGCGACCCGGCGTACCTCGCGGAACTGGTCCGCGCGCAGGGCGTCACCACCATGCACTTCGTGCCGTCGATGCTGGGGGCTTTCCTCGCTGCCGACGAGGTGACCGCCGATCCGAGCTGGGCGGCGAGCCTGCGCCGTGTGTTCGCCAGCGGTGAGGCACTGCCCGGTGCCGCCGCGTTCCGCTGGGACGCGCTGACCGGCGTGCCGCTGCACAACCTGTACGGACCGACCGAAGCCGCCGTCGACGTCACCTACCAGCCGTTCGACGGCGCATCGGATACGACCGTCCCCATCGGACGTCCGGTGTGGAACACCCGGCTGTACGTGCTCGACTCGGCGCTGCGACCGGTGCCCGACGGTGTCCCGGGGGAGTTGTACCTCGCCGGGGTCCAGCTGGCGCGGGGTTACCACGCGCGCCCTGGGCTGACGGCGGACCGGTTCGTCGCGGATCCGTTCGGTGAGCCGGGTGCGCGGATGTACCGCACCGGCGACCTGGTTTCGCGGCGGGACAACGGCGTGCTCGATTACCTGGGCCGCACCGACCGGCAGGTGAAGATCCGCGGCAACCGGGTCGAACTCGGCGAGATCGAGGCGGCGCTGGCCGCTCAGCCGGGCGTCACCAGGGCGGCCGTGATCGCCAGGGACGGCAGGCTGGTCGCCTACCTCGTGGGCTCGGCGGACCCGGCGGCGTTGCCCGCCGAACTGGCGGAAGTGCTGCCCGCGCCGATGATCCCAAGCGCCTTCGTGGTGCTCGACGAACTGCCGCTGACGCCGAGCGGGAAGCTCGACACCGCCGCACTTCCCGCGCCGGAACAGCGCAGCACCAGCAAGAGGGCTCCGGAGACGGCTCGCGAACGTTTGCTCACCGAGGTGTTCGCGGACGTGCTCGGCTTGACCGAAGTCGGCGCCGACGACGACTTCTTCCTGCTCGGCGGCGACAGCATCTCGTCGATCAGCGTCTCCAGCCGGGCACGCGCGGCCGGTCTGGTGCTCAGCCCGAGCGACGTGTTCACGCGACGCACCCCGGCCGCGCTGGCTGCGCACGCCACCGTTGCCCAGGGGTCCACTGTGGACCAGGATGTCGAGCTGCTTTCGCTGAGCGACGTCGAGATGGAGCGGGTTCGACGGACCAGCCCTGGTCCGGTGGCCGAAGTCTGGCCGTTGTCCCCGCTGCAGGAAGGCTTGTTCTTCCATTCGGCCTACGACAGCTCCGGCATCGACGTCTACACCGTGCAGGAAGCGATCGACTTCGACCGGCGCCTGGACCTCGACCGCTTGCGGTCCGCGTGCGCGACGCTGCTGGCGCGGCACGCCAGTCTACGTGCCGGGTTCACCAGCGAAGGACTGTCCGGCCCGGTGCAGTTCGTGCTCGCCGGCGCCGAGCCTCCGGTGTCCGAAGTGGACCTTTCCGGACTGTCCGAGGACGAAGAAGCCGAACGCCTGGCCGCGTTGATGGCCGAGGACCGCGGCAAGCGATTCGACCTCAGCGCCCCGCCGCTGTTCCGCGTGTTGCTGATCCGGCTTGGCGGGGATCGTGACCGCGTGGTGCTGCACCGTCACCTGCTGTTGTGGGACGGCTGGTCGGCGTGGTTGTTCATCGAGCAACTGCTGGGGTTGTACGACTCACCGGACGTCGCGTTGCCCGCCTCTGGGTCCTATCGCGACTATCTGTCCTGGCTGTCGAAACAGGACATCGAGGAAGCCACCGCCGCCTGGCGGAAAGCCATGGCCGGGCTCGACGAGCCGACGCTGATCGGCCCGGCGGACCGCCCGGGTGAACCGGTGACGCCGACGAACCTGGACGCGTTGTTCACCTCCGACGAAACCGAACGGCTGCGCGAACAGTCGCGCCTGCACGGCGTGACGGTCAACAGCGTGCTGAACGCCGCATGGGCCATGGTGCTCGCGGGAATCCTGGGTCGGGAGGACGTAGTTTTTGGTGCGGCCGTTGCCGGTCGGCCGACCGAGGTGCCCGACATCGAGTCGATCGTCGGCATGTTCCTGAACACCGTGCCGGTGCGCGTCACGCTGGATCCCGCCGAGCGGGTAGCCGACCTGCTGCGGCGACTCCAGGACGAGCGGATGGCGCTCAACCCGTATGAGTTCATGAGCCTGGGCGTCGTGCAGTCGGAATCGGGGCACCGTCAGCTCTTCGACACCCTTTTCGCGCTGCGCAACGCCGATGGCGAGGAACGCTTCGGCGAACTGCGTTCCCGGCACGGGGTGACCGCGCTGGCCAACTTCGACGCCACCCACTACCCGCTCACGCTGATCCTCACGCCGGGCGAGCGGCTGCGGGTGACACTGTCCTATCGCGACGATGTGCTCGAAGCGACGACCGCGACCGCGCTGCTTGACCGGTTTGCCGGGCTGGTCAGGGAAATGATCGGCGACCTGTCCGCGCGCGTGGGCACCTTGGGGGCGCCCACGGCGGAACAACGGCGCGAACTCGAGGCGACCTGGTCCGGTAAACGACATGAGCTGCCCCGCGACACCGTGGCCGACTTCCTGGAGTCGCAAGCTTCACGCACACCGGACGCGACCGCGCTGGTCTTCGGTGACGAGATCCTGACCTACGCCGAACTGGACACCAGGATCAACCGGATGGCGCGGTTGCTGCTCGCGCACGGTGCCGGTCCGGAGCGCGTGGTGGCGCTCGGGCTGCCTCGGTCGATCGACATGGTGGTGGCCCTGTTCGCGGTGTTGCGCACCGGTGCCGCCTACCTGCCGCTGGAACTGGACTACCCGGCCGACCGGCTCGCCTTGATGCTGGAGGACGCCTCGCCGTGGTGCGTGGTCACCACTTCCGGGGTGCGAGCCACGCGACTGGCCACCGGCGAGGCCCGGGATTGGCTGGTGCTCGACGAAGTAGACCTGTCCACATACGACGGAAATTCACTATCCGATGTGGAGCGTCCAGGGTTCGAACGGGATCGAGCCGACCGCATGGAACACCCCGCGTACGTCATCTACACCTCGGGTTCGACCGGCAGGCCGAAGGGCGTGGTCACCCCGTACCGCGGGCTGACCAACATGCAACTGAACCACCAGGAGGCCATCTTCGGCCCGGCGGTGGCCAGCGCGGGCGGACGACGGCTGCGGATCGCGCACACCGTCTCGTTCGGCTTCGACATGTCGTGGGAAGAACTGCTCTGGCTCGTCGAGGGCCACGAAGTGCACATCTGCGACGAGGAACTGCGCCGCGACGCTGAGGCTTTGGTGTCCTATTGCGACACCCACCGCATCGACGTCGTCAACGTCACGCCCACCTACGCGCACCTCCTGTTCGAGCAGGGGCTGCTGGAGCGGGGCGACGGCAGGCACCGGCCGGTGCTGGTGCTGCTGGGCGGCGAGGCCGTGTCCGAGCAGGTGTGGTCGCGGCTGCTCGAAACCGAGGACACCTACGGGTACAACCTGTACGGCCCGACCGAGTACACGATCAACACGCTCGGCGGTGGCACCACCGAAAGCCGCACGCCGACGGTCGGCGGGCCGATCTGGAACACCGACGCGTACATCCTCGACCCGTGGCTGCGGCCGGTGCCGGACGGGGTGGCCGGGGAGCTGTACATCAGCGGGGCCGGGCTCGCGCGTGGTTACCTCGGACGCCCGGCGCTGACCGCGGACCGGTTCGTCGCCGATCCGTTCGGGCCGGCCGGCGGCCGGGCGACAGGTGGGCGGATGTACCGGACCGGGGACCTGGTCCGGCGGCGGCCGGACGGCATCATCGACTTCCTGGGCCGCACCGACGACCAGGTCAAGGTCCGGGGTTACCGCGTCGAACTGGGGGAGATCGAATCCGTGCTCGCGGGTTTCGACGAGGTGGCGCGCGCGGCGGTGATCGCGCGGCCGGACCCGTCGGCGCCCGGGCTCAAGCGCCTGGTCGGCTACGTGGTCCCGGCGCGGCCGACCGGTGAGGTTCAGGCCGGAAGCAGCGCCCCTTCTTCGGCACGCGGTGCCGAGGAACTCGCCTCCATGCTGCGTACCGATCTGAAGCAGAGCCTGCCCGACTACATGGTGCCGTCGGCGCTGGTCGTCCTCGACGAACTTCCGCTCACCGACAACGGCAAGCTCGACATCAAGGCCCTCCCGGAGGCGGACCTCGCCGTTCGGCTCACCGAGTCGCGAGCACCGGAGACGCACGCCGAGGAGGTGCTGTGCCGGCTCTTCGCCGAGGTCCTCGGCCTGCCTTCGGTTGGTGTCGAGCACAATTTCTTCGACCTCGGCGGGCACTCGCTGCTGGCCACGCGGCTGATCAGCCGGGCCCGCACCGACCTCGGGGCGGAGCTGGCGATCCGCGACCTGTTCGAGGCGCCGACCCCCGCCGACCTGGCCCTGCGCACCGGCGCCACCCCGGCCCGGCCGGCGATCGAGTCCGCCGAGCGCCCGGCACTGGTGCCGTTGTCCTCGGCTCAGCAGCGGCTCTGGCTGCTCGACCGCATGGGCGGCGGTGCGGGGTACCACTTCCCGCTGGTGTTCCGGCTGACCGGCGCGCTCGACGTGGACGCCCTCCGGCTCGCGCTCGGTGACGTCCTGCGACGGCACGAGGTGCTGCGCACGGTGTTCCCCGAGCGGGACGGCGAGCCGCACCAGCTGGTCCTGGACGATCCCGCGCCGGAGTTCGTGGTGCGCGACGTGACCGAGTTGCCGGACCTGGACGAGCTGGTCCGGCGCCCGTTCGACCTCGGCACCCAGGTGCCGATCCGGGCCGACGTGCTGCGCCTCGGTGCCGACGACCACGTGGTGGCGATCCTGCTGCACCACATCGCCACCGACGAATGGTCGGACCGGCCGTTCCTCACCGACCTGGCCACCGCCTACCGCGCGCGGCTCGACGGCGCCGCCCCGGAGTGGGCGCCGATGCCGGTGCAGTACGCGGACTACGCGCTCTGGCAGCGCGCGCTCCTGAGCGGGCCTTCCGGTGAGCGGCAGGCGGAGTTCTGGGCTGAGGCGCTGCGCGACCTCCCCGAGGAGATCGCCCTGCCCGCGGACCGGCCGCGCCCGCCCCGGCCCACCGGGCGCGGGGGCAAGGTCCGCGTCGAGGTGCCGGACCGGATCGCGCGCCCGCTGCGGGAGCTGGCCGCCGAGTCGGGGGCGAGCATGTTCATGCTGGCGCACGCCGCGGTTGCCACCCTGCTGCACCGGCTCGGTGCGGGCACCGACATTCCGCTCGGCGCCCCGATCGCCGGCCGCACCGACGCCGCGCTGGAGGACCTGGTCGGCTTCTTCGTGAACACGCTCGTCCTGCGGACCGACCTCAGCGGCGACCCGGCGTTCGACGAGGTGCTGTCGAGGGTGCGGGAGGTGTCGTTCGCCGCGTTCGAGCACCAGGACCTGCCGTTCGAGCGGGTCGTCGAGGTGGTGAACCCGGAGCGCGTGACCGGGCGCAACCCGCTGTTCCAGGTGATGGTGGCCTACCACCACCGCCCCGGCGGCGACCCCGACGTGCTGGGCCTGCCCACGGAATGGCTGGACGCCGACACCGGCGTCTCACAGTTCGACCTCGGTTTTGTGGTGATCGACCGGCCGGAGGCGGGGGAGCTGACCCTGCAGCTGAACTACTCGGCCGAGCGTTTCGACGTGAGCACGGCCTCGGCCCTGGCCGACCGGCTGGTCCGCCTCCTGGACCAGGTCGGCAGCGAACCTCGCCGACCGGTCGGCTCGCTGGAGGTGCTGACTGCCGCTGAGCGGGAGCAGGTGCTGCACGCGTTCAACGCCACCGACCGGGACGTGCCCGCCGAGACACTGACCGAACTGTTCACCGGCCGGGTCTGGACCGCGCCGGACGCGGTCGCCGTGGTGGACCGCGCGCGTTCGGTGACCTACCGGCAACTCGACGAGCAGGCGGACCGGGTCGCGCACTTGCTCGCTTCGCACGGCGTCGGACCGGAGAACGTGGTCGGCATCGCGGTGCCGAAGTCGATCGAGATGGTGGCGACGGTATTGGCGGTACTCAAGCTGGGTGCCGCTTACCTGCCGCTGGACCTCGCGCACCCGGCCGACCGAATCGCCTACATGCTCACCGACTCGGGCGCGCGTCTCGTGGTCGCCACCAAATCCGACCCCGTCCCCGAAGTCGAGGGCGTGCAGCGCCTAGACCTGGACACCGCGCCCCTGCTCCCAACCTCGCCCCCAGCCCAGACTCTGCAGTCGCCCCCGGCCCAGACCTCACACTCGAGCCCGGACCAGCACCTGGCACCAAGCCCGGCCTCGGCATCGAGTCCAGCGGTCCCGGCTCTGGGCGCGGGCCCAGCCAAGCTCGACTCAGCGTGCTACGTCATCTACACCTCAGGCTCCACCGGCCGCCCCAAGGGCGTGATCGTCCCGCACGAGGGCATCGCCAGCCTCGCGGCGACCGCCATCGACCGCATGCAGCTGACCGCGGACAGCCGCGTGCTCCAGTTCGCCTCGGTCGGCTTCGACGTCGCCGCCTTCGAGCTGACCATGGCCCTGTGCGTGGGCGGCCGCCTGGTCATCGCCCCCGACGAGGTGCGTGTCGCCGGTCCCGCCCTCACCGACTTCCTGCGCGAACGCCGGATCACGCACATGATCCTGCCGCCCTCCCTGGTCTCGGCCCTACCACCGGACTGCGACCTGCCGGACGGCTCGACGATCCTGGTCGGTACCGAAGTCGTGCCCCCGGACGTGATCGAGCGCTGGGCCCACCGGCTCAACCTGCTCGTCGCCTACGGCCTCACCGAGGCCACGGTCAACTCGACCCTTTGGCGCGCCGAGCACGGCCACGCCGGCGCGGTGCCCATCGGCGTGCCCGACCCGAACACCACGGCCTACGTGCTCGACGAGTACCTGCGCCCGGTACCACCCGGCGTGGTCGGCGAGTTGTACATCGCCGGCCGCGGTCTCGCCCGCGGCTACCTCGGCAGGCCAGCGCTGTCGGCGGAGCGGTTCGTCGCCTGCCCGTTCGGCGAGCCGGGTTCGCGGATGTACCGCACCGGGGACCGCGCGCGCTGGCGTGCGGACGGCAACATCGACTTCCTCGGCCGCGTCGACGACCAGGTGAAGATCCGCGGCTTCCGCATCGAACCCGGCGAGGTCGCCGCCGCGCTGTCCCGGCACCCGTCGATCGGCCAGGCCACGGTGACCGTCGACCGGACCGGCGACGTCGCCAGGCTGGTCGGCTACCTGGTGCCGACCACGGCTGTCGACCAGCGCGACCTGCGCGCCCACCTGGCCGACCTGCTGCCGGAGTACATGATCCCGTCGCTGCTGATCGAGCTCGACGGCCCGCTGCCGCTCACCCCGAACGGCAAGCTGGACCGCCGCGCGCTGCCCGCCCCGGACTTCTCGGTCCTGGCCGGCGACGACCAGCCCGTCACCGCGGACCAGGAAGCGGTGGCCACCCTGGTCGCCGAGGTACTCGGCCTGCCGCGGGTCGGCCTCCACGACAACTTCTTCGCCTTGGGCGGCCACTCCATGGCCTCCATGCGCCTGATTGCACGCATCCGCACGGAGCTCGGCTCGCAACTGCGCATCCGCGACGTCTTCGACGCACCCACCGTCGCCGGCCTCGCTGACCTGCTCGCGACCGCAGGTGCGGGGGCGAGCTCGGGTACGAACCTGCACGCACAACCCCGACCCGAGCGCGTGCCCCTGGCCCCGGTCCAGCGCCAACGCTGGGCCGAGTACCAGGCCGCGGGCCCGCGACCGGGTTACGACATCGCGCTCGCCATGCGCTCACCAGGCTTCGACGAGGCCGCCCTCGACGCGGCACTGCGCGACGTCTTCGCCCGGCACGAGCCGCTGTCGACTGTCTTCGAGGAGGTCGAGGGCGAGGTCTGGCAGCGACTCCGCGACCCGGGCCGCATCCTCGAGACCGCGCACGGCGACCTCGAGGCCCTCGTGCTCGAAGGCGGCGACCTGACCGCCGAGCCACCGGCTCGCTTCCGCCTCGTCCCGCTCGAGTCCGGCGAGCAGGCGCTGCTGTTCACCGCTTACTACGTCGGCGTCGACGAGTGGTCGGTCGTGCCGTTGCTGCGTGACCTCGACACCGCCTACGCCGCACGCATGGCAGGCCGCGCTCCGGAGTTCGCGCCCCTGCCGGTCGGCTACGCGGACTACGGCCGCTGGGCACACGAGCAGGAGGGCAAGCACCTCGGCTACTGGCGACAGGTGCTGCGCGGCCTGCCCACCGAGCTGGCCCTGCCATCGGACCGGCCGCGCCCCGCCGAGCCGAGCCGCGGTGGCGACTTCGTCGAGTTCGCCATCGAGCCGGACCTGCACGCCGCGGTCGACGCACTCGCCCAGCAGACCGGCACGAGCATGTTCATGGTCTTGCAGGCCGCGCTCGCCACCGTGCTGACGAAGCTCGGCGCCGGTACCGACCTGCCCATCGGCGCACTGGTCGCCGGCCGCGAGGACGACCGCCTCGCGGACCTGGTCGGCTGCTTCTTCAACACCGTGGTGCTCCGCACCGACACCAGCGGCGAACCCAGCTTCACCGAGCTGCTCTCGCGAGTGCGCGAAACCGACTTGAGCGCCTTCGAGCACCAGGACGCCGCCCTCGCCGACGTGCTGGCCGAGGTGCCGGGCTGGCGGGGTCCGCAGGTCATGCTCGTGCACCATGAGACCGTCGCCGCGCTGGAGCTGAGTGGGCAGAACGCGCGCTACGAGTCGATCCGCCTCGGGACCACCAACGCCGACCTGACGCTCAGCTTCTTCGAAGCCCCCGGCGAGGTGCCCTGCTACCTGAGCTACGCCACAGACCTCTTCGAAGCCGACACCGCGGCACAGTTCGCCGCGTCGTTGCTCGAAGTGCTGGCCAAGGCCACGGCCTCCCCGGAAACCCCCGTTAAGGAGAACAACCGATGAGCAATCCCTTCGACAACCCCGACGGCACGTTCTCGGTGCTGGTCAACGAGGAGCAGCAGCACAGCCTGTGGCCGGAGTTCGCCGAGGTACCGGCCGGCTGGACGGTCGCCTTCGGGCCGGCCCCGCGTCAGGAGTGCCTGGACTACGTCGAGACCAACTGGACCGACCTGCGCCCGGCGTCCCTACGCTGACCGGCCGGACCTGACCTGCGTCCGGCTTCCCCTGCGCTGACCTGAGCAGCTTGACCTGCCGATGCCGGGCTGACCCGGGCATAAACCGAGCGGGGCACCACTTGCGCTGAATCGCAAGCAGTGCCCCGCTCGATGCGTTCGGGCCCGGTCCGGCTCAGGAGGTTACGGGCTTGACCTCGGTGGCCGGGTTGCCGTCCACCGCCGCGCTCAGCTGCGGCACCAGCCGTTCGACCACCCACGGCACCGACAGCGGCGACACGAACGAGATCCCGGCGCCGTACGGGCTGCCCTCGTCGATCAGCACCTCACGCTTCTCCTGCGCCACCCGCATGCCCGAGTAGAGCGTGTCCTTGTCCAGGGTCGCGCGCCCCTCGTCCACCCCGGCGACGATCCACGAGAGCGCGTCCACGTTGAGCAGGTCGGTGCGCTCCGGACTGATGTTCGCGCCGAACTTGTCGCCGATGACCTGGTCGAGGTTCGGCGGCAGGACGAAGCCGAGCGACGCCAGCACCCGCGAGCGCGGGTCCTCACTGCCGTAGATGAAGTAGCCCTGGTAGGTGGTCGCCATCAGCGCGCTCTTGCCCGCGAACTCCGGGTGCTCCTGCTTGACCGCGGCCAGCTTCGCGTCCACCTCGGAGATGATCTGCTCACCGGCGCCGCCCCGGCCCACGGCCTTGGTGATCCGGCGGGTGCTCTCCTGCCACGGCACGCCGTAGTCCTTGAACTCCTTGGGCTGCGCGACCGTCGGCGCGATCTGCGCCAGCTTGTCGTAGTGCTCCTGGGTCAACCCGGAGTAGAGGCCGAGGATAAGGTCGGGACGCAGCGAGGCGATCTTCTCGAACTGCGGGTCCGCGGTGCCCTTCATCACCTCGGGCAGCGGCGCGCCGTTCAGCTTCTGCGTCGCCCAGGGCCCGATCGCGCCGGGGAACTCGCCGACGAACTCGCTGGTGGCGACCGGCACCACGCCGACCGCGAGCAGCGCGTCCTGGTCGGTGTACCCGACCGTGACGATCCGCTTCGGCTCCGCCTTGATCTCGGTGGACCCGTACTTGTGGTCGATCGTCACCGGGAAAGCGGCGGGTTCGACCGGGACGGCACCCGGAGCGGTGGGCGCCGCGGGCGCTTCCTCGCTGCCGCAGCCGGCCAGTGCGGCGCTGGCCACCAGCGCCGAGGTCAGCAACCCGGCGAAACGCCGGAGGCGGCGGGTCGGGGATCGATCCATCGTCAGGTCCTTAGGGTCGAGTCGAGCAAAGGCAACTCAGGTTTGCCTAACCAAATATGTACGTCAAGTCCCGAGTGGCTCCCCTCGCAGCACAGCTTGGTTACTGTCGCTGACCGGACCACGCCGCCCACAGCCGCGCGTACCGCCCACCTGCGGCGACCAACTCGTCATGCGTGCCCGTCTCGGCCACGCGGCCATC
Proteins encoded:
- a CDS encoding MbtH family protein, which encodes MSNPFDNPDGTFSVLVNEEQQHSLWPEFAEVPAGWTVAFGPAPRQECLDYVETNWTDLRPASLR
- a CDS encoding iron-siderophore ABC transporter substrate-binding protein; amino-acid sequence: MDRSPTRRLRRFAGLLTSALVASAALAGCGSEEAPAAPTAPGAVPVEPAAFPVTIDHKYGSTEIKAEPKRIVTVGYTDQDALLAVGVVPVATSEFVGEFPGAIGPWATQKLNGAPLPEVMKGTADPQFEKIASLRPDLILGLYSGLTQEHYDKLAQIAPTVAQPKEFKDYGVPWQESTRRITKAVGRGGAGEQIISEVDAKLAAVKQEHPEFAGKSALMATTYQGYFIYGSEDPRSRVLASLGFVLPPNLDQVIGDKFGANISPERTDLLNVDALSWIVAGVDEGRATLDKDTLYSGMRVAQEKREVLIDEGSPYGAGISFVSPLSVPWVVERLVPQLSAAVDGNPATEVKPVTS